One window of the Archangium primigenium genome contains the following:
- a CDS encoding GlxA family transcriptional regulator produces MARDIGFLLFPAFNILDFTGPVAVFEDPWDTPEYRLRMLSLHGGPVLSSSGVTVLTEPWDAPVFDTLVVVGGPGTRWAMESLTFLSFVREAAAHSRRVASICSGAGILAAAGLLDDRAATTHWRFAAELQRCYPRVRVDAERIFIQDGPIWTSAGVSAGIDLALAMVEEDLGLEASRERARDLVVYHRRPGGQSQFSALLELEPATDRIRQTLTFAREHLHESLSVDRLAQVACLSTRQFAREFQAETGQTPAKAIEQLRAEAARARLEAGSESIEQVAEAVGFGDAERMRRAFARVFGQTPQALRRLVRGAAL; encoded by the coding sequence ATGGCGCGAGACATTGGCTTCCTCCTCTTCCCGGCGTTCAACATCCTCGACTTCACGGGGCCAGTGGCCGTGTTCGAGGACCCCTGGGACACGCCGGAGTACCGGCTCCGGATGCTGTCCCTGCACGGCGGGCCGGTCCTGAGCTCCTCCGGCGTGACGGTGCTGACGGAGCCATGGGACGCCCCCGTGTTCGACACGCTCGTGGTGGTGGGGGGCCCGGGCACGCGCTGGGCGATGGAGTCCCTGACGTTCTTGAGCTTCGTGCGCGAGGCGGCGGCCCACTCGCGGCGGGTGGCGAGCATCTGCTCGGGCGCGGGCATCCTGGCGGCAGCGGGGCTGCTCGACGACCGCGCGGCCACCACGCACTGGCGCTTCGCCGCGGAATTGCAGCGGTGCTACCCGCGCGTGCGCGTGGACGCCGAGCGCATCTTCATCCAGGACGGCCCCATCTGGACGTCGGCGGGCGTCTCCGCGGGCATCGACCTGGCGCTCGCGATGGTGGAGGAGGACCTGGGCCTGGAGGCCTCGCGCGAGCGGGCGAGGGACCTGGTCGTCTACCACCGCCGTCCGGGAGGCCAGTCCCAGTTCTCCGCCCTGCTCGAGCTGGAGCCGGCCACGGACCGCATCCGCCAGACGCTCACGTTCGCGCGCGAGCACCTGCACGAGTCCTTGTCCGTGGACAGGCTCGCCCAGGTGGCCTGCCTGAGCACGCGGCAGTTCGCCCGGGAGTTCCAGGCGGAGACGGGGCAGACGCCCGCCAAGGCCATCGAGCAGCTGCGCGCGGAGGCGGCCCGGGCACGGCTGGAGGCGGGCTCCGAGTCCATCGAGCAGGTGGCCGAGGCGGTGGGCTTCGGGGATGCCGAGCGCATGCGCCGGGCCTTCGCGCGGGTGTTCGGCCAGACGCCCCAGGCGCTCCGGCGGCTCGTGCGCGGGGCGGCGCTCTGA
- a CDS encoding HTTM domain-containing protein codes for MKATRLVAFFLAPSSPRPLGVFRIGVSLVLLAQAWSLAGHIQELFGDRGLTPWSITAPLASPWMPRVETWVALARPWGLNARESIQALCCAYALALAALLVGWRTRPAATLAWLLHAVLMNSAPLFIYGVEVFAHISLFYCVVLPVGAAFALDVRAGRTSDAPSAMATLGLRVLQLHLCLVYVSSGVEKALGATWQQGTAVWDAVMQPQFFRFDLTWLAHQPWVSMAASWGTLLVEVGYGVFIWPRQTRLFWVLLTLGLHAGIALFMGLWLFSGIMAVLTFAAFGWEALGAAPRHFARARQRV; via the coding sequence ATGAAGGCCACCCGGCTGGTCGCGTTCTTCCTGGCCCCGTCCTCGCCCCGGCCCCTGGGCGTGTTCCGCATCGGCGTGTCGCTCGTGCTCCTGGCGCAGGCCTGGAGCCTGGCCGGACACATCCAGGAGCTGTTCGGGGACCGGGGCCTGACGCCCTGGAGCATCACCGCGCCCCTGGCCTCGCCGTGGATGCCCCGGGTGGAGACCTGGGTGGCGCTCGCGCGGCCCTGGGGACTCAACGCGCGCGAGAGCATCCAGGCGCTCTGCTGCGCGTACGCGCTGGCGCTCGCGGCGCTGCTCGTGGGCTGGCGCACCCGGCCGGCGGCGACGCTGGCCTGGCTCCTCCACGCGGTGTTGATGAACAGCGCGCCCCTGTTCATCTACGGCGTGGAGGTCTTCGCCCACATCAGCCTCTTCTATTGCGTGGTCCTGCCCGTGGGCGCGGCCTTCGCGCTGGACGTGAGAGCGGGTCGGACCTCGGACGCGCCCTCGGCCATGGCCACCCTGGGCCTGCGCGTGCTGCAGTTGCACCTGTGTCTGGTCTACGTCTCCTCGGGCGTGGAGAAGGCGCTGGGCGCGACGTGGCAGCAGGGCACGGCCGTCTGGGACGCGGTGATGCAACCCCAGTTCTTCCGCTTCGATCTCACGTGGCTGGCGCACCAGCCGTGGGTGTCCATGGCGGCGAGCTGGGGAACGCTGCTCGTCGAGGTGGGGTATGGCGTGTTCATCTGGCCCCGCCAGACGCGGCTGTTCTGGGTGCTGCTCACCCTGGGCCTGCACGCGGGCATCGCGCTGTTCATGGGGCTGTGGCTGTTCAGCGGCATCATGGCGGTGCTCACCTTCGCCGCCTTCGGCTGGGAGGCGCTCGGAGCGGCGCCCCGGCATTTCGCTCGCGCGCGCCAACGGGTCTGA
- a CDS encoding Kelch repeat-containing protein, which produces MSRIAAHAGLAVVLVFLAGCDTPPPPRPPPEDAGPGTVQLMATLPPTPPGYITRVTATLFSEGQAPRVLDLTATPEGWTEELVGLPALGAYTVVAQGFDAAHVLHYESDDEHFTFPARGTQTKPIPLRDRGGHPIPEITRASQSSPTAEPGQTLTFEVEARDPLATPLALSWTANVGEVSEDRTRNTFTWTAPACVATTATPSVLVTVTNFFGATATRSFPVAGLPTCGPGRWTPTGTLLTARDNHTATLLATGQVLVAGGYRQGATSPQDRYLASAELYDPATGTWSATGSLRFARATHEAVRLADGRVLVVGGWATHGTIERSAELYDPATGTWSPTGSTHYPRRGHTLTPLRDGRVFLEGVEGGSSTSEVYSPATGTWSKAGTPPGSRRRAHAAAPLPDGTVLVTGGAVGLQDYLSVTEVYDPVTDTFRDAADLREARAYLTATSLFDGSVLVTGGERGGTLVERYEPAADAWRLEGALSTPRARHRAARLSTGVVLVAGGNTPDALKTAELYDPATGQWSPTVPMNSGRDDFTMTPLLDGRVLVMGNNGRNSTSDTPELYEQAPRP; this is translated from the coding sequence ATGTCCCGGATCGCCGCTCACGCAGGTCTCGCCGTCGTCCTGGTCTTTCTCGCGGGCTGTGACACGCCCCCGCCCCCGCGGCCGCCCCCCGAGGACGCCGGTCCCGGAACGGTGCAACTGATGGCCACGCTCCCCCCGACGCCCCCGGGATACATCACGCGCGTCACCGCCACCCTCTTCTCCGAGGGCCAGGCGCCCCGCGTGCTCGACCTGACCGCCACGCCCGAGGGCTGGACGGAGGAGCTCGTGGGCCTGCCCGCCCTCGGCGCCTACACCGTGGTCGCCCAGGGCTTCGATGCCGCCCACGTGCTGCATTACGAGAGCGACGACGAGCACTTCACCTTCCCCGCCCGCGGCACGCAGACCAAGCCCATCCCCCTGCGGGACCGGGGGGGACACCCGATTCCGGAGATCACCCGCGCCAGCCAGTCGAGCCCCACGGCCGAGCCGGGCCAGACGCTCACCTTCGAGGTGGAGGCGCGAGACCCCCTGGCCACGCCGCTCGCCCTCTCCTGGACGGCCAACGTGGGCGAGGTGAGCGAGGACAGGACCCGGAACACGTTCACCTGGACGGCGCCCGCGTGCGTCGCCACGACCGCGACGCCGAGCGTCCTCGTCACCGTCACCAACTTCTTCGGCGCCACGGCCACCCGGAGCTTCCCGGTGGCGGGCCTGCCGACGTGCGGCCCGGGAAGGTGGACGCCCACGGGCACGCTGCTCACCGCCCGCGACAACCACACCGCGACGCTGCTGGCCACGGGCCAGGTGCTCGTCGCCGGCGGCTACCGCCAGGGCGCCACCTCCCCGCAGGACCGCTACCTGGCGTCCGCGGAGCTGTATGACCCGGCCACGGGCACCTGGAGCGCCACGGGCTCCTTGCGCTTCGCGCGCGCCACGCATGAGGCGGTCCGGCTCGCCGATGGCCGGGTGCTCGTCGTGGGCGGATGGGCGACCCATGGCACCATCGAGCGGTCCGCGGAGCTGTATGACCCGGCCACGGGCACCTGGAGTCCCACGGGCTCCACGCACTACCCGCGCCGCGGGCATACGCTGACGCCGCTGCGCGATGGCCGGGTGTTCCTCGAGGGCGTGGAGGGGGGGTCGAGCACGTCGGAGGTGTACAGCCCGGCCACGGGCACCTGGAGCAAGGCGGGCACCCCGCCGGGCTCGCGTCGCCGCGCGCACGCCGCGGCGCCGCTGCCCGACGGCACGGTGCTCGTCACGGGCGGCGCCGTCGGCCTCCAGGACTACTTGAGCGTCACGGAGGTGTACGACCCGGTCACGGACACCTTCCGCGACGCGGCCGACCTCCGCGAGGCCCGCGCCTACCTCACGGCGACGTCGCTCTTCGATGGCTCGGTGCTCGTCACGGGCGGCGAGCGCGGCGGGACGCTGGTGGAGCGCTACGAGCCGGCCGCGGACGCCTGGCGGCTGGAGGGAGCGCTGAGCACGCCTCGCGCCAGGCACCGGGCGGCCCGGCTGTCCACGGGCGTGGTGCTCGTCGCGGGGGGCAACACCCCGGACGCCCTCAAGACGGCGGAGCTCTACGACCCGGCCACGGGGCAGTGGAGCCCCACCGTCCCCATGAACTCCGGGCGCGACGACTTCACGATGACGCCGCTCCTCGATGGCCGGGTGCTCGTGATGGGCAACAACGGGAGGAACTCGACCTCGGACACGCCGGAGCTCTACGAACAGGCGCCGCGCCCCTGA
- a CDS encoding DHA2 family efflux MFS transporter permease subunit: MDAPPVSERGTRLASIAVASALFMEFVDSTALSTALPSLATAFGSDPVHLKLALTSYILALAVVAPASGWIADRFGPRRVFLTAMVVFLVGSVLCGFSQSLAQLVVFRMVQGAGGALMVPVGRLIVVSAAPRERLVSAMSWFTMPALVGPLVGPPLAGFILGIASWPWIFFVNVPVGVLGILAVMRFVPPLHQPDPGRFDLKGFLLVAVGITALVGTAEIAGVGLVPLGVQVGTALFALGMFGAYVRHALRHPRPVLDLRLLRVDTYRASLVGGTVVRLGLGATPFLLPLLFQMALGWGPFETGLITIATGLGAMACKPVAPGVIRRFGFRSTLILSNFITAGVTALPAFFRPGTPVALMAFLLLAAGFMRSLQFTALNTVAYADIPPSTVSGASTLAVVTQQMALSVGISFGGLMLHLARGGSAEGTAMTPQQFMLPFLAVGVVTALSGPLFHRLSPDAGATIGGRRPAPREA; encoded by the coding sequence GTGGACGCGCCCCCTGTCTCCGAGCGGGGCACGCGCCTGGCCTCCATCGCCGTGGCGAGCGCCCTGTTCATGGAGTTCGTCGACTCCACGGCGCTGTCCACCGCGCTGCCCTCGCTGGCCACGGCGTTCGGCAGCGATCCGGTGCACCTCAAGCTCGCGCTCACCTCCTATATCCTGGCCCTGGCGGTGGTGGCGCCCGCGAGCGGGTGGATCGCCGACCGCTTCGGCCCCCGGCGCGTGTTCCTCACCGCGATGGTCGTGTTCCTGGTGGGCTCGGTGCTCTGCGGCTTCTCCCAGTCACTCGCCCAGCTCGTGGTGTTCCGCATGGTGCAGGGCGCGGGTGGGGCGCTCATGGTGCCGGTGGGTCGGCTCATCGTGGTGAGCGCCGCGCCGCGCGAGCGGCTCGTGTCGGCGATGAGCTGGTTCACCATGCCCGCGCTGGTGGGCCCGCTGGTGGGCCCGCCCCTGGCCGGCTTCATCCTGGGCATCGCCAGCTGGCCGTGGATCTTCTTCGTCAACGTGCCGGTGGGCGTGCTGGGCATCCTCGCGGTGATGCGCTTCGTGCCGCCGCTGCACCAGCCGGACCCGGGCCGCTTCGACCTCAAGGGCTTCCTTTTGGTGGCCGTGGGCATCACCGCGCTGGTGGGCACCGCGGAGATCGCCGGCGTGGGCCTGGTGCCGCTCGGCGTGCAGGTGGGCACGGCGCTGTTCGCCCTGGGGATGTTCGGCGCGTACGTGCGCCACGCGCTGCGCCACCCGCGGCCGGTGCTCGACCTGCGGCTCTTGCGCGTGGACACGTACCGGGCGAGCCTCGTGGGCGGCACGGTGGTGCGCCTGGGCCTGGGCGCCACGCCCTTCCTGCTGCCCCTGCTCTTCCAGATGGCGCTCGGGTGGGGGCCATTCGAGACGGGCCTCATCACCATCGCCACGGGCCTGGGCGCCATGGCGTGCAAGCCCGTGGCGCCCGGCGTCATCCGCCGCTTCGGCTTCCGCTCCACGCTCATCCTGTCCAACTTCATCACCGCGGGCGTCACGGCGCTGCCCGCCTTCTTCCGGCCGGGCACGCCGGTGGCGCTCATGGCCTTCCTGCTGCTCGCGGCCGGCTTCATGCGCTCCCTGCAGTTCACCGCCCTCAACACGGTGGCCTACGCGGACATCCCCCCGTCCACCGTCAGCGGCGCCTCCACGCTCGCGGTGGTGACGCAGCAGATGGCCCTGAGCGTGGGCATCAGCTTCGGCGGCCTGATGCTGCACCTGGCGCGCGGTGGGAGCGCCGAGGGCACCGCCATGACGCCCCAGCAGTTCATGCTGCCCTTCCTGGCGGTGGGCGTGGTGACGGCGCTGTCCGGCCCCCTGTTCCACCGGCTCTCCCCGGACGCGGGCGCCACCATCGGCGGGCGCCGCCCCGCGCCCCGCGAGGCCTGA
- a CDS encoding TIGR02266 family protein, with amino-acid sequence MDQGRRNAERKAVGLLVKLKHTSVVSFIQEYAVNISPGGMFIRSREPQPVGTPVRFEVRIADGQRMLKGSAVVRWTRPVEDVTGPAGMGIQFTELDTASESIVERMLTHKSTVIAQRAAPPAVAAPSSTKLPSVAPVVAPVAPIVPPVPPRASAVHIPAVAPALTPAPKPAAAAPPPRPAAPVAPPPQPPPPPRPTSAVDISLDELLAFTPVPAAAAEADPFDLGPDDEYSPQGPKDFGLTDLSAAATPVPAAPAPVAPPAPAPAPAQRGSAVELELDSSEDDEPLEFARPVAGHQPSRPVAKKPAPAPPPPAPVARPTVSTPVVVPPAARPTASTPAVAPPPAARPTVSTPAVAPTLAPAKPAALPPEPKTSPGQVRTVFLTPPTGDIEGKGPVIGVDLGTSNSCVAVMANNKPIVLRSREGYNTIPSVVSLSSQGKLLVSHRAKSQVLLRPEQTIYGAKRLVGRPFDSAVVNQVRERFHYEIMPDARGRAAVRMGEHVLSLEEVQGIILRECKELAEQHLGQKVERAVVTVPAYYSEPQREAVRRAGWMAGLKVERILNEPTSAALAYGLNRDMAKRVLVYDLGGGTFDATVLRIDKNVFEVMATGGDIFLGGMDFDNKLVDLMLERFLKQEKVHFQGDRVALSRVTDAAERAKVALSESNSYEVHIPMLMMDDAGRPRDLHVTLTRAEMEAVCMPMVLRTLDVVGDVLLDAKLRVGDVDDILLVGGQSRMPLVREKLKEMFGRAPHAGVNTDEAVALGAALYSSAVDRVSSVVLIDVLPMTIGVAMPGGAFTRVIERNTPLPAQRSFAISTTRDNEEVMELSIFQGEDTHISANEYLGTVRLEGLPKGPKGAVRVAVTLRLDSECVLHVNAQEYSTRKEMKATLATRYSPEELRHRLGVAKDAAQAAEERRGQDLKERSGRFWGFLKKVVGKG; translated from the coding sequence ATGGATCAGGGTCGGCGCAACGCGGAACGCAAGGCCGTGGGCCTGTTGGTGAAGCTCAAGCACACGAGCGTCGTCAGCTTCATCCAGGAGTACGCCGTCAACATCAGCCCCGGGGGCATGTTCATCCGCTCGCGCGAGCCCCAGCCGGTGGGCACGCCGGTGCGCTTCGAGGTGCGCATCGCCGATGGCCAGCGGATGCTCAAGGGCTCGGCGGTGGTGCGCTGGACGCGGCCCGTGGAGGACGTGACGGGTCCCGCGGGCATGGGCATCCAGTTCACCGAGCTGGACACGGCCTCGGAGTCCATCGTCGAGCGGATGCTCACGCACAAGAGCACCGTCATCGCCCAGCGCGCGGCGCCCCCCGCCGTCGCGGCCCCCTCCTCGACGAAGCTGCCCTCCGTGGCGCCCGTCGTGGCGCCCGTGGCCCCCATCGTTCCGCCCGTGCCCCCGCGCGCCTCCGCCGTCCACATCCCCGCGGTGGCGCCCGCGCTGACGCCCGCGCCCAAGCCGGCCGCCGCCGCGCCGCCGCCCCGGCCGGCCGCGCCCGTGGCGCCGCCGCCCCAGCCGCCCCCGCCGCCGCGCCCGACCAGCGCCGTCGACATCTCGCTCGACGAATTGCTCGCCTTCACGCCCGTGCCCGCCGCCGCGGCCGAGGCCGATCCCTTCGACCTCGGTCCGGACGACGAGTACTCGCCCCAGGGGCCCAAGGACTTCGGCCTGACGGACCTCTCGGCGGCGGCCACGCCGGTGCCCGCGGCCCCCGCCCCGGTGGCGCCGCCCGCGCCGGCCCCGGCGCCCGCGCAGCGCGGCAGCGCGGTGGAGCTGGAGCTGGACTCCTCCGAGGACGACGAGCCCCTGGAGTTCGCCCGGCCCGTGGCGGGACATCAGCCCTCGCGGCCCGTGGCGAAGAAGCCCGCGCCGGCCCCGCCGCCCCCCGCGCCCGTGGCCCGGCCCACCGTGTCCACCCCGGTGGTCGTGCCCCCCGCGGCCCGGCCCACCGCGTCCACCCCGGCCGTCGCGCCCCCGCCCGCGGCCCGGCCCACCGTGTCGACTCCGGCGGTCGCGCCCACGCTCGCCCCGGCGAAGCCCGCCGCCCTGCCGCCCGAGCCCAAGACGTCCCCGGGCCAGGTGCGCACCGTCTTCCTCACGCCGCCCACGGGCGACATCGAGGGCAAGGGGCCCGTCATCGGCGTGGACCTGGGCACCTCCAACTCGTGCGTGGCGGTGATGGCCAACAACAAGCCCATCGTCCTGCGCTCGCGCGAGGGCTACAACACCATCCCCTCGGTGGTGTCGCTCTCCTCGCAGGGCAAGCTGCTGGTGAGCCACCGCGCCAAGAGCCAGGTGCTCTTGCGCCCCGAGCAGACCATCTACGGCGCCAAGCGGCTCGTGGGCCGGCCCTTCGACAGCGCCGTGGTGAACCAGGTGCGCGAGCGCTTCCACTACGAGATCATGCCGGACGCGCGCGGGCGCGCCGCGGTGCGCATGGGCGAGCACGTGCTGTCCCTGGAGGAAGTCCAGGGCATCATCCTTCGCGAGTGCAAGGAGCTGGCCGAGCAGCACCTGGGCCAGAAGGTGGAGCGCGCGGTGGTGACGGTGCCCGCGTACTACTCCGAGCCGCAGCGCGAGGCGGTGCGCCGCGCCGGGTGGATGGCGGGCCTCAAGGTGGAGCGCATCCTCAACGAGCCCACCTCGGCGGCGCTCGCCTACGGCCTCAACCGGGACATGGCCAAGCGGGTGCTCGTTTATGACCTGGGCGGCGGTACCTTCGACGCCACGGTGCTGCGCATCGACAAGAACGTGTTCGAGGTCATGGCCACCGGCGGCGACATCTTCCTGGGCGGCATGGACTTCGACAACAAGCTCGTGGACCTGATGCTCGAGCGCTTCCTCAAGCAGGAGAAGGTCCACTTCCAGGGGGACCGTGTGGCGCTCTCGCGCGTGACGGACGCGGCCGAGCGCGCCAAGGTGGCGCTCAGCGAGTCCAACAGCTACGAGGTCCACATCCCCATGCTGATGATGGACGACGCGGGGCGCCCACGGGACCTGCACGTCACGCTCACGCGCGCGGAGATGGAAGCGGTGTGCATGCCCATGGTGCTGCGCACGCTGGACGTGGTGGGTGACGTGCTCCTGGACGCCAAGCTGCGCGTGGGGGACGTGGACGACATCCTGCTCGTGGGCGGCCAGAGCCGCATGCCGCTCGTGCGCGAGAAGCTCAAGGAGATGTTCGGCCGGGCCCCCCACGCGGGCGTCAACACCGACGAGGCCGTCGCCCTGGGCGCGGCGCTCTACTCGAGCGCGGTGGACCGCGTGAGCAGCGTGGTGCTCATCGACGTGCTGCCCATGACCATCGGCGTGGCCATGCCGGGCGGCGCCTTCACCCGCGTCATCGAGCGCAACACGCCCCTGCCCGCCCAGCGCTCCTTCGCCATCTCCACCACCCGCGACAACGAGGAGGTGATGGAGCTGTCCATCTTCCAGGGCGAGGACACGCACATCTCCGCCAACGAGTACCTGGGCACGGTACGGCTCGAGGGGCTGCCCAAGGGCCCCAAGGGCGCGGTGCGCGTGGCGGTGACGCTGCGGCTGGACTCCGAATGCGTGCTGCACGTCAACGCCCAGGAGTACTCGACGCGCAAGGAGATGAAGGCCACGCTCGCCACGCGCTACTCCCCCGAGGAGCTGCGCCACCGCCTGGGCGTGGCCAAGGACGCCGCCCAGGCCGCCGAGGAGCGCCGCGGTCAGGACCTCAAGGAGCGCTCGGGTCGCTTCTGGGGCTTCCTCAAGAAGGTCGTGGGCAAGGGGTAG
- a CDS encoding adenylosuccinate synthetase, with the protein MTRGARRVSIVVDLGFGDAGKGLVTDWLVRRDGAGLVVRYNGGAQAGHNVVTREGQHHTFAQFGAGAFVPGVRTFLAHPFVLHPTALLLEGDLLRARGVGDIFERLRVSERARVITPFHQAMNRLRELARGEARHGSCGVGVGETVQDALAFPEDTVHAGDLLAPARLALKLQRLRERKHAELRALSPPDTEAVRQERAVLEHPGVIDTWLARTARVAALGLVAPDTTLGAWMRDTPATVFEGAQGVLLDEWRGFHPFTTWSCCTPDNALALLADSGVEAEVRRVGVLRCHGVRHGAGPLPTESAELRSLISEHNTRNDWQGGVRYGWFDAVLARYALDVVGGVDTLVLTHVDLLARLRVWKAAARYQALTRLEPAAAPSLAHQEALTRALLAATPVLDTLPPREDLVLAHVASLLGRRVDWVARGPRADDVSPWMPA; encoded by the coding sequence ATGACGCGGGGGGCCCGGCGCGTCTCCATCGTCGTGGACCTGGGCTTCGGGGACGCGGGCAAGGGGCTGGTGACGGACTGGCTCGTGCGGCGCGACGGGGCGGGCCTGGTGGTGCGCTACAACGGCGGCGCCCAGGCCGGCCACAACGTCGTCACCCGCGAGGGCCAGCACCACACCTTCGCCCAGTTCGGCGCGGGCGCGTTCGTGCCCGGCGTGCGCACGTTCCTCGCCCACCCCTTCGTGCTGCACCCCACCGCGCTGCTGCTGGAGGGGGACCTGCTGCGCGCGCGGGGCGTGGGCGACATCTTCGAGCGGCTGCGCGTGAGCGAGCGCGCACGCGTCATCACCCCCTTCCACCAGGCGATGAACCGGCTGCGGGAGCTGGCGCGCGGCGAGGCCCGCCATGGCTCGTGCGGAGTGGGCGTGGGCGAGACGGTCCAGGACGCGCTCGCCTTTCCCGAGGACACCGTCCACGCGGGCGACCTGCTCGCCCCCGCCCGCCTCGCGCTCAAGCTCCAGCGCCTCCGCGAGCGCAAGCACGCCGAGCTGCGCGCCCTGTCCCCGCCCGACACCGAGGCCGTGCGCCAGGAGCGCGCCGTGCTCGAGCACCCGGGCGTCATCGACACCTGGCTCGCGCGGACGGCGCGCGTGGCGGCGCTCGGGCTGGTGGCCCCGGACACGACGCTCGGCGCGTGGATGAGGGACACGCCCGCCACCGTGTTCGAGGGCGCCCAGGGCGTGCTGCTCGACGAATGGCGCGGCTTCCACCCCTTCACCACCTGGTCGTGCTGCACGCCGGACAACGCCCTGGCGCTGCTCGCGGACAGCGGCGTGGAGGCCGAGGTGCGGCGCGTGGGCGTGCTGCGCTGCCACGGGGTGCGGCATGGCGCGGGGCCCCTGCCCACCGAGAGCGCGGAGCTGCGGTCGCTCATCTCCGAGCACAACACGCGCAATGACTGGCAGGGCGGCGTGCGCTACGGCTGGTTCGACGCCGTCCTCGCCCGCTACGCCCTGGACGTCGTGGGCGGCGTGGACACGCTCGTGCTCACCCACGTGGACCTGCTCGCGCGGCTGCGCGTCTGGAAGGCCGCCGCGCGCTACCAGGCCCTCACGCGCCTGGAGCCCGCCGCCGCGCCCTCGCTCGCGCACCAGGAGGCGCTCACCCGCGCGCTGCTCGCCGCCACCCCCGTCCTCGACACCCTCCCGCCCCGCGAGGACCTCGTGCTGGCCCACGTCGCGTCGCTGCTCGGCCGGCGCGTGGACTGGGTGGCCAGAGGTCCACGGGCGGATGATGTCTCGCCCTGGATGCCCGCATAG
- a CDS encoding glycosyltransferase family 4 protein — protein MTASPLGGVWTYALELSRALVERGVRVELATLGAPLSVAQWMEVREIPGLGLHESQDRAESLDEETWLLELEARLSPDIVHLNDHTLGALAWRAPSLAVLHTCPLVWWEGVKGSRAPERYTLYQHEAARGLRGADCVVAPTTAMLAAAERWHGHFASARVIPHARRAECFLPDAKESFVLAAGREWDEAGNLAVLEAIAPGLPFPVRVAGELSRGSALNALGALRPWELAAWMGRAAVYAMPARYEPFGLSALEAALAGCALVLGDIPSLREVWGDAALFVHPDDAEGLARALRWLMDHPAERECRAGRARARALSFTPRRMVDAYLDAYTALSVRPHATWTAEALHAP, from the coding sequence ATGACCGCCTCGCCACTGGGTGGGGTGTGGACGTACGCCCTGGAGCTCAGCCGGGCGCTCGTCGAGCGCGGGGTCCGTGTGGAGCTCGCGACATTGGGGGCGCCCTTGTCCGTCGCGCAATGGATGGAGGTGCGCGAGATTCCCGGGCTGGGGTTGCACGAGAGCCAGGACCGCGCCGAGTCCCTCGACGAGGAGACGTGGTTGTTGGAGCTGGAGGCGCGGCTGTCTCCCGACATCGTCCACCTCAACGACCACACCCTGGGCGCGCTCGCCTGGCGGGCGCCGTCGCTGGCGGTGCTGCACACCTGCCCGCTCGTCTGGTGGGAGGGCGTGAAGGGGAGCCGGGCGCCCGAGCGCTACACGCTCTACCAGCACGAGGCGGCCCGGGGCCTGCGCGGCGCGGACTGCGTGGTGGCGCCCACCACGGCGATGCTCGCCGCGGCCGAGCGGTGGCATGGCCACTTCGCCTCCGCCCGGGTCATCCCCCACGCGCGGCGCGCGGAGTGCTTCCTGCCGGATGCCAAGGAGTCCTTCGTGCTCGCCGCGGGCCGGGAGTGGGACGAGGCCGGCAACCTGGCGGTGCTTGAGGCCATCGCGCCCGGGCTGCCCTTTCCCGTGCGGGTCGCGGGGGAGCTGTCGCGCGGCTCGGCCCTGAACGCGCTCGGGGCCCTGCGGCCGTGGGAGCTCGCGGCGTGGATGGGCCGGGCGGCCGTCTACGCCATGCCCGCGCGCTACGAGCCCTTTGGCCTGTCCGCCCTGGAGGCGGCGCTGGCCGGCTGCGCGCTGGTGCTCGGCGACATCCCGAGCCTGCGCGAGGTGTGGGGCGACGCCGCGCTCTTCGTCCACCCGGACGACGCGGAGGGGCTCGCCCGTGCCCTGCGCTGGTTGATGGACCATCCGGCCGAGCGCGAGTGCCGGGCGGGCCGGGCGCGCGCCCGGGCCCTGTCCTTCACGCCGCGCCGCATGGTGGACGCCTACCTGGACGCGTACACCGCGCTCAGCGTGCGGCCCCATGCGACGTGGACGGCCGAGGCGCTCCACGCGCCGTGA
- a CDS encoding DJ-1/PfpI family protein — protein MATQLDIVFLLYPGVSFLDFMGPQAVFGALPGARQIFASVGGQPIREGALTLQPLTRLEDVERCDVLCVPGGPIGPAVENPVFMEGVRRLASTARFVTSVCTGSLILGAAGLLQGRRAACHWAMREQLTHLGAIPDTGRVVRDGNVLTGGGVTAGIDFGLTLAAELAGPEMAQAIQLMIEYAPAPPFAIQVPTVAREALARMPSLQGGEITFDPVAEEALVRRAGEALRAPKR, from the coding sequence ATGGCCACGCAGCTCGACATTGTCTTCCTTCTCTACCCGGGAGTGTCGTTTCTGGACTTCATGGGGCCGCAGGCGGTGTTCGGCGCGCTGCCGGGCGCGCGGCAGATCTTCGCCTCCGTGGGCGGCCAGCCCATCCGCGAGGGCGCGCTGACGCTCCAGCCCCTGACGCGGCTGGAGGACGTGGAGCGGTGTGATGTGTTGTGCGTGCCGGGCGGGCCCATCGGGCCGGCGGTGGAGAACCCCGTCTTCATGGAGGGCGTGCGTCGACTGGCGTCCACGGCGCGCTTCGTCACCTCGGTGTGCACGGGCTCGCTCATCCTCGGGGCGGCGGGGCTGCTGCAGGGGCGGCGGGCGGCGTGTCACTGGGCGATGCGCGAGCAGCTCACGCACCTCGGCGCCATCCCCGACACGGGGCGCGTGGTGCGGGATGGGAACGTCCTGACGGGCGGCGGCGTCACGGCGGGCATCGACTTCGGCCTGACGCTCGCGGCGGAGCTGGCGGGCCCGGAGATGGCCCAGGCCATCCAGTTGATGATCGAGTACGCCCCGGCGCCTCCCTTCGCCATCCAGGTGCCCACGGTGGCGCGGGAAGCCCTCGCGCGGATGCCCTCGCTCCAGGGCGGGGAGATCACGTTCGACCCGGTGGCGGAGGAGGCGCTCGTGCGGCGCGCGGGCGAGGCCCTGCGCGCACCCAAGCGCTGA